A genomic region of Saccopteryx bilineata isolate mSacBil1 chromosome 1, mSacBil1_pri_phased_curated, whole genome shotgun sequence contains the following coding sequences:
- the SMIM7 gene encoding small integral membrane protein 7: MIGDLLLFGTLLMNAGAVLNFRLKKKDTQGFGEESREPGTGDNIREFLLSLRYFRIFIALWNIFMMFCMIVLFGS; encoded by the exons ATGATCGGAGACCTCCTGCTCTTCGG GACGCTGCTGATGAACGCCGGAGCGGTGCTTAACTTTAGGCT AAAGAAGAAGGACACGCAAGGCTTTGGGGAGGAGTCCAGGGAGCCTGGCACAG GTGACAACATACGGGAGTTCTTACTGAGCCTCAGGTACTTCCGAATCTTCATCGCCCTGTGGAACATCTTCATGATGTTCTGCATGATCGT